The DNA window GGGTCAACCTGCTGTCGTGGCCGCGCGACGTGCTGCCCTTCGAGCTGGCGCGCGAGGTCCTGCGCGGCGGGCTCGACGTGGCGAGCGAGGCCGGCTGCCACGTCGGCGGTGGGCACAGCGTGGACGACCCCGAGCCGAAGTACGGCATGGCGGTCACCGGCCTCGTGGACCCGGGGCGGCTGCTGCGCAACGACGCGGGCGCGGCCGGGCTTCCGCTCACGCTGACCAAGCCGCTGGGCATCGGCGTGCTGAACAGCCGCCACAAGTCGACCGGCGAGCGCTTCGAGCAGGCCGTCGACGCGATGACCACGCTGAACCGCGCTGCGTCGGAGGCGGCGCTCGCCGCTGGTGCGGTGGCGGCGACCGACGTCACGGGCTTCGGGCTGCTGGGCCACCTGCACAAGCTGGCCCGCGCCAGCGGGGTCACCGCAGTGGTCGACTCCGCGGCGGTGCCCTACCTGGACGGCGCCCGCGAGGCGCTCGCGGACGGGTACGTCTCCGGCGGGACCCGCCGCAACCTCGACTGGGTGCGCCCGCACGCCGACCTCGACGGGGTGCCCGAGGGCGAGGCCCTGCTCCTCGCCGACGCCCAGACCTCCGGTGGGCTGCTGGTCGTCGGCGAGGTGCCGGGCTACCCGGTGGTGGGTGAGCTCATCGCTCCCCGCGAGGGCGTCACCCTCGTCGTGCGCTGACCTTGCCACCGCTGCGGCCGTTGCGCGAGGGCGCACCGGCGGTGCCGCTCGGGTCCGAGCCGGCGCTCGCGGCAGCCCCCTCGGTGTCGCGCAGGTAGAGCCACCAGTAGGCACAGGCGACGAAGATGCCTGCTCCCACCAGGTTGCCGAGGAACGCGAAGACCCAGTTGTCGAGGATCGCGCCCCAGCCCATGCCCGGGACGCCGGCCCAACGGGCAGCGGGGAGGAAGAACATGTTGGCGATGACGTGGTCGAAGCCGAGGGCGACGAACGCCATGATCGGGAAGAAGATGCCGAGGATCTTGCCGCCGATGTCGTCCGCCGCCATGGCGAGCCAGACCGCCAGGCACACCAGCCAGTTGCAGCCCACCGCGCGCAGGAAGATCTGCCAGTTCGTCTCGGTCACGGCCTTGCCGGTGGCGATGCCCGCCAGCCGCGTGTAGGTGGAGGCGCCGGCGCTGCCGGCCTGGCTGTGCACGGTGCCGATGACCCCGGTCTTGACCGCGAGGAAGTAGGCGACGAACAGCGAGCCGAGCAGGTTGGCGACCAGCACGACGGCGAAGTTGAACGACAGCCGGCCGATGGTGACCCGCTTCTGGAGCACGGCCATCGGGACCAGCGCCATGTTGCCCGTCAGGAGCTCGGCTCCGGCGAGGACGACGAGGATGAGCCCGAGGCTGAAGACGGCGCCCGTGATGAGGGAGATGATCCCGCCCCACTGGGCCTTGTCGAGCCCGGCGGTCACCACGATGGCGAGCAGCCCACCGAAGGCGATGTAGGCACCGGCGAGGAATCCGCCGACCAGCATGCGATCAGGCGTCAGCAGTGCCTTCTTCTCGCCGCTCGCCACTGCGGCGACGGCGATCTGGTCAGGGGTCTTGTAGGGCATCGGCGCCTCCGTGTCGTGGCGGGGCGCCGAGGTGCGTCCCGCGGGGCTAGCGGTCCGAGCGCGCGGGGCGCCCCTGCTGGAGCCGCTCGCGTTGTGGGACCACGACGTACTTCGGGTCCTTCGTCGACGCGACGCCTGCGTAGAACACGCCGAAGCGCGTCAGGAGGGAACCCGCGAGCAGGGACGTACCCGCCAGGGCGGAGATCACTCGTGATCGCCGCCCGAGCACTGCGCCCGCCGCGCCCGCGACGGTGAGCGCGCGGGCGGCACGCAGCTGGCGGCCGGGCCGGTCCTCGCGGTAGGGCTCGCTGAGCAGGCCGTGGGAGTGCTCGACCAGGTGCGTGCCGGCGAGCTCGGCCGCCGCACCGAGGACGGCTGCCCGCCGGGCGCCGCCGGCCTGCGCGGTAGGCGCGAGCACGAGGCCCATGCCGCCGCCGCTGGCCAGCGCACTGCCGGCGAAGACGAAGGGCAGCTCGCGGTAGACCTCGTGCCACGACGGCACGGCGGTGTCGGCGAACAGCACGGCGGTGTAGGTGGCGAGCGCCGGCGCGACCGCAGCCGCACCGAAGCCCGCAGCGCTGCCCGCGGGAGGCAGCACCGTGCGGAGCAGACCGAGCGGCCCGCGCCGCGGCAGCAGCGGCGCGGCCTCGGAGACGGCGGCGGCCCCGGCGAGACCGCCGTAAGCGGCGAGGATCCACGTTCCCACCGACATCGGCGACGTCGGCTTGGCGACACGGAGCATGTTGTAGAAGCGCTCCTTGCGGCCGAGGTCGTTGATGAGGAAGTACGTGCTGGCGAGCAGCGCTCCCATCGACGTCACGCGACCGGCGCGGCGCAGCGCAGGCGCGCCGGTGACGTCGGCACCGGCTGCCACGAGGGAGGAGCCGGCAGCGAGGCCGCCGGTGAACAGGTAGATGGCGATGTCGTGCGTCCACACGGGCGCCTTGAGGATCGGACGCCCGTAGTAGGAGCGGAACTCCGCCTCGGGGACCATGACGCTCTCGTCCTGGCGGCGCCCGCGGCCGCGGCGGCCACGGCCCTTGCCCGAGCTCCACACCGGAGCGGTGACGGCGGCGTCGGGGCTGCCCGCGTGGACGGGGTCGCCCGCGGCACCCTGCTTGCTCATCGGGCGGACCGCCTGCCGAGGAAGGAGAGCACGGCGCCGGCCACCATCATCGCGGCCGCTGCGCCGGCGTGCTTCCACATGTCCGGGAGGTCTCGCGTGGTCACCACCGGGTCCGGCGGCAGGCCGTAGACCTCGGGCTCGTCGAGCAGGAGGAAGAACGCGCCGTCGCCGCCGACGCCGTCGTTGTCGTCCTCGCCGTAGAGCCGGGCCTCGGTGACGCCGGCTGCGTGCAGAGCCTCGACCCGCTTCTCGGCCCGGTCGCGCAGCTCGACCAGCTCGCCGAACTGGATCGACTCGGTCGGGCAGGCCTGCGCGCAGGCGGGCGTCTGGCCGGCGCCGAGCCGGTCGTAGCACAGCGTGCACTTCCACGCGCGGCCGTCGTCCTCGCGCTTGTCGATGACGCCGTAGGGGCAGGCCGAGACGCAGTAGCCGCAGCCGTTGCAGATGTCCTCCTGCACCACGACGGTGCCGAACTCCGTGCGGAACAGCGACCCCGTCGGGCAGACGTCGAGACAGGCCGCGTGCGTGCAGTGCTTGCACACGTTGCTCATCATCAGCCAGCGGAAGTCGGAGCGGCCCTCGACGCCGGTCTCGCGGCCGGGTGGCTGGGAGCCCGGCATGCCGAGGAACGCCTGTCCCACACCGGCCTTGTCGGCCGCCTCGGCCGCGGCCTCCGCGACGGGGATGCCACCGGGGACGGCCGTGCCGAGCTTGTCGGTGTCGAGCGACCGCACGCCCGCGGCCACCACGTCGAACGCCGGCCCGGCCGCCGACGGGCCGGTCGGGGTGTCGGTGAAGGGTGGGGTCTTGCGGCCCAGCGGCAGCGGCTGCTCGATGAAGGCGACCGCGCGCCACGAGTCGGCGCCGAGCCCGCCGGTGTTGTCGTAGGAGAAGCCCAGGAGGTTCAGGCCGTCCTCGGGGACGGCGTTCCACTCCTTGCAGGCCACCTCGCAGGCCTTGCACCCGATGCAGACGCTGGTGTCGGTGAAGAACCCGACCCGCGCCGGCGGGTCTTCGTAGCCGGCGTCGGCTGCGGGGTCGAGCGGACCGTAGAGGCTGTTGGCCGAGACCACGTCAGACCTCGCCTTCTGTGATGGCTTCGGCGAGGGCTGCCTCGTCGGCGGCCCGGTCGGCCTGGTCGGCCAGCAGGTGGGTGGTGGCTGCCACGGTGCCCGTCTCCTCGTCGACACGGCCGCGCAGCTTGTAGTCCTCCATCAGCGCGAGGACCGCGGGTCCGCGCGGACGGCGCCCCGGGCGTACGTCGCACGTCCCGGCCTTGCACTCCTGGATGTGGACGTTCGGGTCGAGCGTCAGGTGCGGCAGGTCGTTGACCACGTCGCCGGTGGTGAGACCACCTGGTCCCCAGTGGTAGGGCAGCCAGATCTGGTGGATCGTCTGGTTCTGCACCCGCAGCGGGGTGAGCCGGTCGGTGATGAGCACCCGCGCCTCGATGACGGCGCGCACGGTGATGACGTGCGCCCAGTCGAGGTGCGAGAGCCCGCGCTCGGCCGCCAGCTCCGGCGATACCTCCATGAAGAGCTCGGGCTGGAGCTCCGAGAGGTAGGGCAGGAACCGGCTCATGCCGCCCGCGGTGTGGTGCTCGGTCAGGCGGGAGGTCGTCCAGACGTAGGGGAAGACGCCGGAGCCGTACTCCGGCGGGCTCGGGTGCATCTCGTTGAAGCTCGCGGTGTAGATCTCGCGGGTCGGGTTCTGCTGCTGGGTGTAGACCGAGTTGCGGATCGGCGACTCGCCCGGCTCGTAGTGCGCGGGCAGGGGCCCGTCGAGGGCACCCTTCGGCGCGTAGAGCCACGCCTTCCCGTCGGCCTGCATGACGAACGCGTCGTCGCCGGCCAGCGCGTCAGGACCGCTGGCGCCCTGCTCCGGCTGGAAGTGCGGGTGCTTGGTGGCCTGGAAGTCGGGGACGTCGTGCCCGGTCCAGGTCTGCTCCTCCTCGTCCCACCAGACCAAGGCCTTGCGCTCGCTCCACGGCTTGCCGTCGGGGTCGGCCGAGGCGCGGTTGTAGAGGACGCGACGGTTGGCAGGCCAGGCCCAGCCCCACTCGCCGGCGAGCCAGTTCTGCTCCTTGCCCGGCTTGCGGCGCGCGGCCTGGTTGACCCCGTCGGCGAAGACGCCGGTGTAGATCCAGCAGCCGCCCAGCGTCGAGCCGTCGGCCTTCATCTCGAGGTAGGAGCTCAGCGGCTTCTTCGTCGCGACCTCGTAGCCGTTGATCTCCATGAGGACGGCCTCGGCGTCGGGGTCCTGCTTCTCGCCGATGAGCGGGTAGTCCCAGGTGACGTCGAGCAGCGGGCGGTCGCGCGGGTCCGTGGAGGCAGCCAGCTTCTCGCGCATCTTGCGACCCAGGTGGTAGATGAACCACAGGTCGCTGGTGGCCTGGCCCGGCGCCTCGACGGCCTTCTCGCGCCACTGCAGCAGCCGCTGGGTCTGGGTGAAGGTGCCCTCCTTCTCGACGTGCGTCGCCGCGGGCATGAAGAACACCTCGGTGCGGCACTCCTCGGGCACGATCTCGCCGGTCTCGATCTCGGGCGCGTTCTGCCAGAACGTCGCGCTCTCGATCATGACGAGGTCGCGCACGACGAGCCAGTCGAGGTTGGCCAGGCCGAGGCGCTGGGCGCGCCCGTTGGCGGAGCCGACCGCGGGGTTCTGGCCCAGCAGGAAGTAGCCGAAGATCTTCCCGCCCTCGATCATGTCCATGACCTGGCTGTAGGTGCCGTGGTCGGCGTTGATGCGGGGCAGGTAGTCGAAGCCGTAGTCGTTCTCGGCGGTCGCCTTGTCGCCGAACCAGGCCTTCAGCAGGTTGATGATGTAGGCGTCGGCGTTGCCCCAGAAGCCCTTCTGGTTGGCGCCCTTGATCTCGTCGATGTAGTGCTCGAGGTCGCTGTGCTCGTCGACGTGCGGCATCGAGAGGTAGCCCGGCAGCAGGTTGTAGAGCGTCGGGATGTCGGTCGATCCCTGGATGCTGGCGTGCCCGCGCAGCGCCATGATGCCGCCGCCCGGGCGGCCCATGTTGCCCAGCAGCAGCTGGAGGATCGCGCCGGTGCGGATGTACTGCACGCCGGTGCCGCGCTGGGTCCAGCCGACGCTGTAGACGAGCGCAGTCGTACGCTCGCGGCCGCTGTTGGCCGTCCAGGCCTCGACGACCTCGTCGAAGAGGTCGGGTGAGACGCCGCAGACCTCCTGCACCATCTCGCGGGTGTAGCGGGAGAAGTGCCGCTTGAGGATCTGGAAGACGCAGTGCGGGTGCTGGAGCGTCTCGTCCTTCTGCACCTCGTGGCTCTCGAGCGCGGGCCCGCCGGAGCCGTGCTGCTGACCCTTCTCGGAGGAGCTGGCGCGGTCGGTCTCGTGGCCCTGCCCGCCATCGGAGTCCTCCTTGCCGGCGTACTGCCACGACGTCGTGTCGTAGGAGCGCCTCTCCTCGTCGAAGCCGGAGAACAGCCCGTCGAGGTCCTCGGTGTCCTGGAAGTCCTCGCTGATGATCCACGAGGCGTTGGTGTAGGCGCGGACGTAGTCCTCGAACCACAGGTCGTTGCTGAGGACGTGGTTGATCACGGCCCCGAGCAGCACGATGTCGGTGCCCGTGCGGATGGGCACGAACGTGTCGGCGAGCGCGCTGGTGCGCGTGAAGCGGGGGTCGATGTGGATGACCTTCGCGCCGCGCGCCTTCGCCTCCATGACCCACTGGAACCCGACCGGGTGGCACTCGGCCATGTTCGAGCCCTCGATGACGATGCAGTCAGCGTTGGCGAGGTCCTGCAGGGAGGTGGTCGCGCCGCCGCGACCGAACGAAGCACCCAGACCGGGCACTGTGGCGGAGTGTCATATGCGGGCCTGGTTCTCGACCTGGATCGCGCCCATGGCCGTGAACAGCTTCTTGATCAGGTAGTTCTCTTCGTTGTCGAGCGTCGCGCCGCCGAGGCTCGCGATGCCCATCGTGCGCCGCAGCGTGCGGCCCTGGTCGTCGGTCTCCTGCCAGCCGCGGCGGCGGGCGTCGATGACGCGGTCGACGATCATGTCCATCGCCGTGTCGAGCTCGAGCTCCTCCCACTCCGTGCCGTAGGGCTTGCGGTAGAGGATCTGCGTCTGGCGCAGCGGGCCGTTGACCAGGCTCTCGCTGGCGGCGCCCTTGGGGCAGAGCCGGCCGCGCGAGATCGGGCTGTCGGGGTCGCCCTCGATCTGGGTGACCCGGCCGTCCTTGACGAACACGCGCTGGCCGCAGCCGACCGCGCAGTAGGGGCACACCGACTTGGCGACCTTGTCGGCGGTCTCGGTGCGGGCGGTGAGCGTCTTCGACCGGTGCGACTGCGACGCGGCGCCGCGACCCAGCGGGTCGTCGCCGGTCAGCTGCCGGTAGACCGGCCAGCCCTCGAGGAAGGTGCGTACGCCCACGCCGTCTACCTCCCTGTTCCGTGCGTGCTCAAACGTCGGAGCTCGCACCATAACCCCACCACTCGCCCCGCGCACCGCGTGCCCCGCACGACGGCCCGGCGCGGCGCTAGGACCGTGACGATGGCCATCGTGCCGACGGGGGAGGGTGCCGCGTACGGTGGCGGCGCGCGGGGAGGCGTCTGCGTTCCTGGTGGGCGTCCCGGTCTTCAAAACCGGTGAGGGCGAGCAGCTCGTCCTGGCGGGTTCGATTCCCGTCCGCCTCCGCTCGCGCGCCCGTCGGTGGGCGTTGTTAGGTTCGGCGCGTGGACGACCCGCGCCGCCGCGTACCCCGCACCGACGCGCTGCTCGGCGACCCCCGGCTGGCCGAGGCCGCCGACCGCCTGGGGCGCGCGCGGGTGAAGGCCGCGGTGCAGGAGCAGCAGGGCGCCGTACGCGCCGGTGCCCCCGCGCCCGACGACTGGGCCGCCGCCGTGCTGGCCGCGCTGCCGCGGACCGCGTCGTCGCTGCGACCCGTGCTCAACGCGACCGGCGTCGTCCTCCACACCAACCTGGGCCGCGCCCCCCTCGGGCCGGCCGCGGTCGAGGCCGTGGCGGCGGCCGCCGGCTACACCGACGTCGAGTTCGACCTGACCACGGGTGCGCGCGCCCGCCGTGGCCGCGGCACGCTCGCGGCGCTGCTCCGCGCGGTGCCCGACGCCGAGGACGCGCTCGTCGTCAACAACGGCGCCGCCGCGCTGGTGCTCGCGACCACCGCGCTCGCTGCAGGGCGGGAGGTCGTGGTCAGCCGCGGCGAGATGGTCGAGATCGGCGACGGCTTCCGGCTGCCCGACCTCATCGCCTCGACCGGCGCGCGGCTGCGCGAGGTCGGCACCACCAACCGCACCCACCTGCGCGACTACGACGACGGGGTCGACGAGGACACCGGCTGCGTGCTCAAGGTCCACCCCAGCAACTTCCGGGTCGAGGGCTTCACCAGCTCGGTCGAGGTCGACGCGCTGGCCGGGCTCGGCGTGCCCGTCGTGGTCGACGTCGGCAGCGGCCTGCTCGCCCCCGACCCGCTGCTGCCCGACGAGCCCGACGTCGCGAGCGCGCTGCGCGCCGGCGCCGACCTGGTGACCTGCAGCGGCGACAAGCTGCTGGGCGGCCCGCAGGCCGGCCTGGTGCTCGGCCGTCGCGGCACGG is part of the Motilibacter peucedani genome and encodes:
- a CDS encoding 4Fe-4S dicluster domain-containing protein translates to MVSANSLYGPLDPAADAGYEDPPARVGFFTDTSVCIGCKACEVACKEWNAVPEDGLNLLGFSYDNTGGLGADSWRAVAFIEQPLPLGRKTPPFTDTPTGPSAAGPAFDVVAAGVRSLDTDKLGTAVPGGIPVAEAAAEAADKAGVGQAFLGMPGSQPPGRETGVEGRSDFRWLMMSNVCKHCTHAACLDVCPTGSLFRTEFGTVVVQEDICNGCGYCVSACPYGVIDKREDDGRAWKCTLCYDRLGAGQTPACAQACPTESIQFGELVELRDRAEKRVEALHAAGVTEARLYGEDDNDGVGGDGAFFLLLDEPEVYGLPPDPVVTTRDLPDMWKHAGAAAAMMVAGAVLSFLGRRSAR
- the nrfD gene encoding NrfD/PsrC family molybdoenzyme membrane anchor subunit; the protein is MSKQGAAGDPVHAGSPDAAVTAPVWSSGKGRGRRGRGRRQDESVMVPEAEFRSYYGRPILKAPVWTHDIAIYLFTGGLAAGSSLVAAGADVTGAPALRRAGRVTSMGALLASTYFLINDLGRKERFYNMLRVAKPTSPMSVGTWILAAYGGLAGAAAVSEAAPLLPRRGPLGLLRTVLPPAGSAAGFGAAAVAPALATYTAVLFADTAVPSWHEVYRELPFVFAGSALASGGGMGLVLAPTAQAGGARRAAVLGAAAELAGTHLVEHSHGLLSEPYREDRPGRQLRAARALTVAGAAGAVLGRRSRVISALAGTSLLAGSLLTRFGVFYAGVASTKDPKYVVVPQRERLQQGRPARSDR
- the selD gene encoding selenide, water dikinase SelD is translated as MTLEATYRLTQFAHGGGCACKIPPGELEDVVAGLLRPAVASEHELVVGLDDGDDAAVVRVRDGLGIVATADFFTPVVDDAYDWGRIAVANALSDVYAMGGRPLVGVNLLSWPRDVLPFELAREVLRGGLDVASEAGCHVGGGHSVDDPEPKYGMAVTGLVDPGRLLRNDAGAAGLPLTLTKPLGIGVLNSRHKSTGERFEQAVDAMTTLNRAASEAALAAGAVAATDVTGFGLLGHLHKLARASGVTAVVDSAAVPYLDGAREALADGYVSGGTRRNLDWVRPHADLDGVPEGEALLLADAQTSGGLLVVGEVPGYPVVGELIAPREGVTLVVR
- a CDS encoding formate/nitrite transporter family protein; the encoded protein is MPYKTPDQIAVAAVASGEKKALLTPDRMLVGGFLAGAYIAFGGLLAIVVTAGLDKAQWGGIISLITGAVFSLGLILVVLAGAELLTGNMALVPMAVLQKRVTIGRLSFNFAVVLVANLLGSLFVAYFLAVKTGVIGTVHSQAGSAGASTYTRLAGIATGKAVTETNWQIFLRAVGCNWLVCLAVWLAMAADDIGGKILGIFFPIMAFVALGFDHVIANMFFLPAARWAGVPGMGWGAILDNWVFAFLGNLVGAGIFVACAYWWLYLRDTEGAAASAGSDPSGTAGAPSRNGRSGGKVSARRG
- the selA gene encoding L-seryl-tRNA(Sec) selenium transferase, translated to MDDPRRRVPRTDALLGDPRLAEAADRLGRARVKAAVQEQQGAVRAGAPAPDDWAAAVLAALPRTASSLRPVLNATGVVLHTNLGRAPLGPAAVEAVAAAAGYTDVEFDLTTGARARRGRGTLAALLRAVPDAEDALVVNNGAAALVLATTALAAGREVVVSRGEMVEIGDGFRLPDLIASTGARLREVGTTNRTHLRDYDDGVDEDTGCVLKVHPSNFRVEGFTSSVEVDALAGLGVPVVVDVGSGLLAPDPLLPDEPDVASALRAGADLVTCSGDKLLGGPQAGLVLGRRGTVERLRRHPLARALRVDKTTLAALEATLEGPLTPAWRALRTSSDELRRRAESLAAALGGGEVVPSAGAVGGGGAPGVELPGWAVALPEVVAPRLRAGTPPVVARVEGGRCLVDLRCIEPADDAVLAGAVRAAVEG
- the fdh gene encoding formate dehydrogenase, giving the protein MGVRTFLEGWPVYRQLTGDDPLGRGAASQSHRSKTLTARTETADKVAKSVCPYCAVGCGQRVFVKDGRVTQIEGDPDSPISRGRLCPKGAASESLVNGPLRQTQILYRKPYGTEWEELELDTAMDMIVDRVIDARRRGWQETDDQGRTLRRTMGIASLGGATLDNEENYLIKKLFTAMGAIQVENQARIUHSATVPGLGASFGRGGATTSLQDLANADCIVIEGSNMAECHPVGFQWVMEAKARGAKVIHIDPRFTRTSALADTFVPIRTGTDIVLLGAVINHVLSNDLWFEDYVRAYTNASWIISEDFQDTEDLDGLFSGFDEERRSYDTTSWQYAGKEDSDGGQGHETDRASSSEKGQQHGSGGPALESHEVQKDETLQHPHCVFQILKRHFSRYTREMVQEVCGVSPDLFDEVVEAWTANSGRERTTALVYSVGWTQRGTGVQYIRTGAILQLLLGNMGRPGGGIMALRGHASIQGSTDIPTLYNLLPGYLSMPHVDEHSDLEHYIDEIKGANQKGFWGNADAYIINLLKAWFGDKATAENDYGFDYLPRINADHGTYSQVMDMIEGGKIFGYFLLGQNPAVGSANGRAQRLGLANLDWLVVRDLVMIESATFWQNAPEIETGEIVPEECRTEVFFMPAATHVEKEGTFTQTQRLLQWREKAVEAPGQATSDLWFIYHLGRKMREKLAASTDPRDRPLLDVTWDYPLIGEKQDPDAEAVLMEINGYEVATKKPLSSYLEMKADGSTLGGCWIYTGVFADGVNQAARRKPGKEQNWLAGEWGWAWPANRRVLYNRASADPDGKPWSERKALVWWDEEEQTWTGHDVPDFQATKHPHFQPEQGASGPDALAGDDAFVMQADGKAWLYAPKGALDGPLPAHYEPGESPIRNSVYTQQQNPTREIYTASFNEMHPSPPEYGSGVFPYVWTTSRLTEHHTAGGMSRFLPYLSELQPELFMEVSPELAAERGLSHLDWAHVITVRAVIEARVLITDRLTPLRVQNQTIHQIWLPYHWGPGGLTTGDVVNDLPHLTLDPNVHIQECKAGTCDVRPGRRPRGPAVLALMEDYKLRGRVDEETGTVAATTHLLADQADRAADEAALAEAITEGEV